AGCGCGTACCGGATGCATTTATTTCTTTAATAGAACATCTGATCTTGATCATGATGTTCATTCCAGAAATAATATGGTGAACGTTCCTTCTGAGAAGTCGTGATATCCGCAGACAATCCTCTTTGATACGAACCGTATCGATCTTTGATTTGTTCTTCAACAGGTCTGCAGTGTTTCAACGCCGCTTTGATGTGCTTCTCCTCAATGAGCTTATCGCCGTTGATGATTGCAAGATCGCCCGCGGAACGAATTAAACCTCCAAGTTCTCTTAATCTCAACGTGAGTGCATTGGTCTTTCCATCAATGATCTTTGCTCGCCTTCGTGCCTCGTTGATGATTGCATCAATGGCTGAACGTGATGCATGCGGAATCCTACCGTCGATCGATATTTCCTGCGCAACAAATTGCGCGAGGAGTGCCCTGTTTGTCTCGTTGTCCTCCATGGTCGTTTCCATGAGTATCTCGTATCCATTTCCACTGATCCTCGATCGGAGCGGCGAAAGTATTTGTTCCAGATCCTGAATATTGCAAGCACCGACGAAAATGAAATCGCATGGCACGTTGTCAACCCTGACACTTGCTCCCGCACTTTGAGGATTTCGACCGGAGATCGGGAAGCGCTTTTCTTGCATAGCTGTGAGGATGAATCTCTGCAGGTGTCCGAGGTGTGGTAATTCATCCAGGAAAAGAACACCCTCATGAGCCTCATGGATCGCGCCTGGAACGACCCTCTCGTAAGGCGGGGTTCCCAGAGATGGATGTCCACCATACGGATCGTGCCTCACATCGCCAAGAAGTTCGGTTTCACTCGCACCTGTCGCAAGGACAAACGGATTTCTCTCCAGCGGAACGAGGACTTTTCGCGGACTTATCTTCTCAAATTCTCGCCTTTTTTCCAACGCTTCTTGATCAAGAACGCGGATCATTTCACCGCATCGCTCAAACACAATCACTTCTTCCTTCCCGAGGCGCTTCCTCGTTGTTGTCACCCTATCGTTCATTCCGGGAAGACCAGATATTCCCGCTGCGCCAATTGTCACCTCGAATAGTCCGCCGATGAGATCCCCGAACGGATTTGTGCTCGAGATTTCGCCGATCTTGAGTCGCTGGCACTTGGGACAATAACGATCTTTTGGTGATGAATAAGTGCCGCAATTCTTGCAGCGATAGCCGAGCTTCTCAGCGACGTTGATTGGCGCGTCCTTGGGATCAATGAGTTCGCCTTCTGCAAACTCCCTCGACTCTAATTCCCGACGGACATCCTCTGCCTTTTTTACTTCAACAAACGGTCTCTCAGGATTTTCTGGGTTGTGAACAACGCGGATCTCCTCGGTCGGCCGAGGCAGATGAAGCGCGAGTGCCTGGGCGATCATCGATTTGCCAGTGCCAGGCGGACCGACGAGTAGTAAATGTCTCCGCTGTTTGGCCGCTATCCTCGAAAGCTTGACCGCCTCTTCCTGGCCGATCACTCTCATTAAGGGATCGTTTGGAATCGCTATATCGTATGTTGACTGTATCGAATTGAGATCAGGCTCACGCCTCAGATCAACCTTTTCCT
This region of Methanomassiliicoccales archaeon genomic DNA includes:
- a CDS encoding ATP-binding protein yields the protein MIEEKVDLRREPDLNSIQSTYDIAIPNDPLMRVIGQEEAVKLSRIAAKQRRHLLLVGPPGTGKSMIAQALALHLPRPTEEIRVVHNPENPERPFVEVKKAEDVRRELESREFAEGELIDPKDAPINVAEKLGYRCKNCGTYSSPKDRYCPKCQRLKIGEISSTNPFGDLIGGLFEVTIGAAGISGLPGMNDRVTTTRKRLGKEEVIVFERCGEMIRVLDQEALEKRREFEKISPRKVLVPLERNPFVLATGASETELLGDVRHDPYGGHPSLGTPPYERVVPGAIHEAHEGVLFLDELPHLGHLQRFILTAMQEKRFPISGRNPQSAGASVRVDNVPCDFIFVGACNIQDLEQILSPLRSRISGNGYEILMETTMEDNETNRALLAQFVAQEISIDGRIPHASRSAIDAIINEARRRAKIIDGKTNALTLRLRELGGLIRSAGDLAIINGDKLIEEKHIKAALKHCRPVEEQIKDRYGSYQRGLSADITTSQKERSPYYFWNEHHDQDQMFY